The DNA segment CAGCTTGCGACGACGCGCGACGCCGAGCCTGCGACGAAGCGGGTCGCTGCGCCTGCGACGACGCGGGACGCCAGCCTGCGACGACGCGGGACGCCAGCTTGCGACGACGCGCGACGCCGAGCCTGCGACGAAGCGGGTCGCTGCGCCTGGCCGCCGGCTGACGGGAGGCGGAGGCGCCCGGGAGATCAGCTCGCGGGGAGCGCCTCTGACGGGTCGGCCGCCGCGGCGGCCGTGGAGGGATCCGTCACGGTGGTGGGCAGGTCGGCGAGGAGCGGGTCGGTCCAGGTCCACGCCGCGCCGTAGCGTGCTCCGACCGCGCCATGGCGGGCGGCCTCGACGCGCAACGGCAGTCCGAAGATCCCGATGAACCCGACGGCCGCCGCGTGGTCGAACGCGTCGCCCTTGTCATAGGTCGCGAGATCCTTGTCGTAGAGCGAGAGCGGTGAGCGCCGGCCCGTCACCATCGCCGAGCCGTGGTCCAGCCTGATCCGGACCTCGCCACTGACCACCCGCTGCGAGGACGCCACGTAGCCGCGCAGGTCGCGGTGGAGCGCCGAGAACCACAGTCCGTCGTAGGTCAGCTGGGCGAGCTCGTTCGCGACCAGACGGTTGAAGCGGAGGGTGTCCTTGGTCAGGGTCATCCCCTCGAGCGCTCGATGCGCCTCATGGAGCACCGTGGCCGCAGGCGCCTCGTAGATCTCGCGGCTCTTGATCCCGACGAGGCGGTCCTCGACGTGGTCGATCCGGCCGACGCCGTGGGCACCGCCGAGCAGGTGGAGTCGATCGACGAGGTCGACCGCTGCGAGCCGTTCGCCGTCGATGGCGACCGGCACGCCGCCCTCGAACTCCACGACGAGCTCGATCGGGGCGGGCGCGTTCGATGGCGCGACGGTCCACTCGTAGGCGTCCGCCGGCGGAGTGACCCACGGATCCTCCAGGACGCCGGTCTCGCAGGAACGACCCCAGAGATTGACGTCGATCGAGTACGGCGAGGCCTTCGTGATCGGGATCTCGATCCCGCGCTCGGCGGCGTAGTCGATCTCCTGATCGCGGGTGAGGCCCATCCCGATCCGCATCGGGGCGATGACCTCGAGTCCCGGGTCGAGGGCGTGGACCGCGACGTCGAAGCGGACCTGGTCGTTGCCCTTGCCGGTACAGCCGTGGGCCACTGCGTCGGCGCCCTCGCGGCGGGCGACCTCCACGAGGAGCTGGGCGATGAGCGGCCGGGCGAGCGCCGTCGCCAGCGGATAGGCGCCCTGATAGAGCGCGTTCGCCTGGAGGTGCGGCCAGACGAAGTCGCGCACGAACCGGTCGCGGGCGTCGACGACGTAGGCGCGCGACGCGCCTGCGCTGATCGCCCGCTTCTCGACGCCCTCGCGGAGCGAGCCGCCACCGACGTCGACGGTCAGGGTGACCACCTCGGCGTCGTACTGCTCGCGAAGCCAGGCGACGGCGACGGAGGTATCGAGCCCTCCCGAGTACGCGAGAACGACCTTCTTCATGTCACGACCTTCCGCTGAGCACTGGGGTGGGCCTCGGCGCGGTGCCCGACGGTCCGCGGAGCGCAT comes from the Chloroflexota bacterium genome and includes:
- a CDS encoding argininosuccinate synthase; translated protein: MRSADRRAPRRGPPQCSAEGRDMKKVVLAYSGGLDTSVAVAWLREQYDAEVVTLTVDVGGGSLREGVEKRAISAGASRAYVVDARDRFVRDFVWPHLQANALYQGAYPLATALARPLIAQLLVEVARREGADAVAHGCTGKGNDQVRFDVAVHALDPGLEVIAPMRIGMGLTRDQEIDYAAERGIEIPITKASPYSIDVNLWGRSCETGVLEDPWVTPPADAYEWTVAPSNAPAPIELVVEFEGGVPVAIDGERLAAVDLVDRLHLLGGAHGVGRIDHVEDRLVGIKSREIYEAPAATVLHEAHRALEGMTLTKDTLRFNRLVANELAQLTYDGLWFSALHRDLRGYVASSQRVVSGEVRIRLDHGSAMVTGRRSPLSLYDKDLATYDKGDAFDHAAAVGFIGIFGLPLRVEAARHGAVGARYGAAWTWTDPLLADLPTTVTDPSTAAAAADPSEALPAS